One part of the Paenibacillus silvisoli genome encodes these proteins:
- the purL gene encoding phosphoribosylformylglycinamidine synthase subunit PurL, with protein sequence MAQQLTAKEPTAEQIADQRIYTQFGVTDYEYELVCGFLGRKPNYTEIGVFSVMWSEHCSYKNSKKILKKFPITGPKVLMGPGEGAGIVDIGDNQAVVFKIESHNHPSAVEPYQGAATGVGGIIRDIFSMGARPVALLNSLRFGNLENARVKYLFEHVVGGIAGYGNCIGIPTVAGEVMFDESYEGNPLVNAMCVGLIDHDKIQRGVAKGVGNPVFYVGPATGRDGIHGATFASVELSEESEEKRTAVQVGDPFMEKLVMEATLELINAGIVVGIQDMGAAGLTCSSAEMASKAGNGLELYLDEVPQREEGMTPYEMMLSESQERMLFVVEPQHEAQAKEIFDRWGIICVKVGKVTDDGRLRLFHQGEEVANMPVKALVDECPMYDKPSAEPAYYAANAAIDTAAYPEVTDLTGALKQVLASPTVASKEWVYNQYDYMVRTSTAVQPGSDAAVVTIRGTRKALAMTTDCNGRYVYLDPEVGGRIAVAEAARNIVCSGAEPLAITDNLNFGNPEKPEVFWQIEKAADGISEACRTLETPVIGGNVSLYNENAKGAIYPTPVIGMVGLVHDIDHITTQGFKAEGDVIILAGETKHELGGSELQYVLHGKSEGRPPEIDLAVEKKLLNGVLGAIREGFVASAHDLSEGGLAVALAESAISGKLGAEVNVATDLRPDAALFSESQSRILLSAKPEHADALQKLLTEQGVPNAAIGVVRSSGLVVNVNGKPGINAPVDQLEKVWKDAIPCLMK encoded by the coding sequence ATGGCGCAGCAGTTAACAGCTAAGGAGCCGACAGCGGAACAAATTGCGGACCAACGCATTTATACGCAGTTCGGAGTAACGGATTACGAATATGAACTGGTTTGCGGTTTTCTCGGACGCAAGCCGAACTATACGGAGATCGGCGTTTTCAGCGTTATGTGGTCGGAGCACTGCTCCTACAAAAACTCGAAGAAAATTCTGAAGAAGTTCCCGATCACGGGCCCGAAAGTATTGATGGGTCCGGGCGAAGGCGCGGGCATCGTCGATATCGGCGACAACCAAGCGGTCGTGTTCAAGATCGAATCGCATAACCATCCGTCCGCGGTCGAGCCTTACCAAGGCGCGGCAACAGGCGTAGGCGGCATTATCCGCGACATTTTCTCCATGGGCGCTAGACCGGTTGCGCTGCTCAACAGCCTTCGTTTCGGCAACCTTGAAAACGCGCGCGTTAAATATTTGTTCGAGCACGTGGTCGGCGGGATCGCGGGCTATGGCAACTGCATCGGCATTCCGACGGTTGCGGGCGAAGTCATGTTTGACGAAAGCTACGAAGGCAACCCGCTCGTTAACGCGATGTGCGTCGGTCTTATCGATCATGATAAAATCCAGCGCGGCGTAGCCAAAGGCGTAGGCAACCCTGTTTTCTACGTCGGTCCAGCTACGGGCCGCGACGGTATTCACGGTGCGACGTTCGCATCGGTCGAACTGTCCGAAGAATCCGAAGAGAAGCGTACGGCGGTTCAAGTCGGCGATCCGTTCATGGAGAAGCTGGTTATGGAAGCAACGCTTGAGCTGATCAATGCCGGCATCGTAGTCGGTATTCAAGATATGGGAGCGGCAGGCCTTACTTGCTCCAGCGCGGAGATGGCGTCCAAAGCGGGCAACGGCTTGGAGCTGTACCTCGACGAGGTGCCTCAGCGCGAAGAAGGCATGACCCCTTACGAAATGATGCTGTCCGAGTCGCAAGAGCGTATGCTGTTCGTCGTTGAGCCGCAGCACGAAGCGCAGGCGAAAGAAATTTTCGACCGTTGGGGCATCATCTGCGTGAAGGTCGGTAAAGTTACGGATGACGGCCGTCTGCGTCTGTTCCACCAAGGCGAAGAAGTGGCGAACATGCCTGTAAAAGCGCTCGTTGACGAGTGCCCGATGTACGACAAGCCGTCCGCAGAGCCAGCGTACTACGCGGCTAACGCGGCGATCGATACGGCGGCATATCCGGAAGTAACGGATCTGACCGGCGCATTGAAGCAAGTGTTGGCTTCGCCAACGGTTGCGAGCAAAGAGTGGGTGTACAACCAGTACGACTACATGGTGCGTACGAGCACAGCGGTTCAACCGGGCTCCGACGCGGCGGTCGTTACGATCCGCGGTACGCGCAAAGCGCTCGCGATGACAACGGACTGCAACGGCCGTTACGTATACCTCGATCCAGAGGTTGGCGGACGCATTGCGGTTGCGGAAGCAGCGCGTAACATCGTGTGCTCCGGCGCAGAGCCGCTTGCGATTACGGACAACCTGAACTTCGGTAACCCGGAGAAGCCGGAAGTGTTCTGGCAAATCGAGAAGGCGGCAGACGGCATTTCCGAAGCTTGCCGCACGCTCGAAACGCCGGTTATCGGCGGTAACGTCAGCTTGTACAACGAAAACGCAAAAGGCGCGATCTACCCGACGCCGGTTATCGGCATGGTCGGTCTCGTGCATGACATAGACCATATCACGACGCAAGGCTTCAAAGCCGAAGGCGACGTTATCATACTCGCCGGCGAAACGAAGCACGAGCTTGGCGGCAGCGAGCTGCAATACGTGCTGCACGGCAAGAGCGAAGGCCGTCCGCCGGAAATCGACCTTGCGGTTGAGAAGAAGCTCCTGAACGGCGTGCTTGGCGCGATCCGCGAAGGCTTTGTCGCTTCGGCGCATGACCTGTCCGAAGGCGGCTTGGCCGTCGCATTGGCAGAGTCCGCAATCAGCGGCAAGCTTGGCGCCGAAGTGAACGTGGCAACGGACCTGCGTCCGGACGCTGCGCTGTTCAGCGAGTCGCAATCCCGTATTTTGCTTTCGGCTAAACCGGAGCATGCGGATGCGCTGCAAAAGCTTCTGACCGAGCAAGGCGTTCCGAACGCGGCAATCGGCGTTGTTCGCAGCAGCGGCCTGGTCGTAAACGTAAATGGCAAACCGGGCATCAACGCGCCGGTTGATCAACTGGAGAAGGTTTGGAAGGATGCGATTCCATGTCTGATGAAATAA
- the purQ gene encoding phosphoribosylformylglycinamidine synthase subunit PurQ produces the protein MKFAVLVFPGSNCDIDCYKAVEDTIGQKVDYVWHTSTDLSGYDAILVPGGFSYGDYLRCGAIARFAPVMNEVVKAAAEGKFILGICNGFQILTEAGLLPGALRRNSGMKFICAQTQLEVANNNTAFTSAYSEGEIIDIPIAHGEGNYYCDDETLAQLKANNQIVFRYAGDTNPNGSVDNIAGISNERGNVVGMMPHPERAVDELLGSADGKRMFTSILNAWREKNGAAVNS, from the coding sequence ATGAAGTTTGCGGTACTCGTTTTTCCAGGCTCCAACTGCGATATCGACTGCTACAAGGCAGTAGAAGATACGATCGGCCAGAAGGTCGACTACGTATGGCACACGTCGACGGATCTGTCCGGCTATGACGCGATTCTCGTGCCGGGCGGCTTCTCTTACGGCGATTACCTGCGCTGCGGCGCGATTGCCCGTTTTGCCCCGGTCATGAACGAAGTGGTAAAAGCAGCCGCAGAGGGCAAGTTCATTCTCGGCATCTGCAACGGCTTCCAGATCCTCACGGAAGCAGGCCTGCTGCCAGGCGCGCTGCGCCGCAACAGCGGCATGAAATTCATTTGCGCGCAAACGCAGCTTGAAGTCGCGAACAACAACACCGCCTTCACGAGCGCGTACAGCGAAGGCGAAATCATCGATATTCCGATCGCCCACGGCGAAGGCAACTACTACTGCGACGATGAAACGCTCGCGCAGCTGAAAGCAAACAATCAAATCGTGTTCCGTTACGCGGGCGACACCAACCCGAACGGTTCCGTGGACAATATCGCCGGCATCAGCAATGAGCGCGGCAACGTCGTCGGCATGATGCCGCATCCGGAGCGCGCAGTGGACGAGCTGCTCGGCTCCGCAGACGGCAAACGGATGTTTACTTCGATTTTGAACGCGTGGAGGGAAAAGAATGGCGCAGCAGTTAACAGCTAA